The nucleotide sequence CCCGGCGTCGCGACCAACGGCGGCGAGGTCGAGCCGCTGACCGGCTCGGACGGAGCCAGGGCCGGGCTCGGCCCCGACGTCAGGGGCGCAGAGGTGGGAGCGAAGTATTTCTGTTCGGCCAGAACAACCTGTTGCCGGGCGGAGGATGCAGAGATCAACGTGGTGGTCGCCACCACGATGACCACTACCCCTGCCAGGAGCAGAGCAATCCAGAGCACCATTCCCCGGCGCGGCCGGGGGCGGCGTCGGGTGGTTTCCCGACGCCGCCCACCGAATTGGTCCGTTGGTGCCATCTGCTGGGTGTCAGATGCTCCGCTTGCGGACGGTGTAGACGCCGGCCACAGCCACGAGAACCATGACGGAGCCGATCAGCAGCGCGACGATGGATCCGTCGAGCCCGGTCTGCGATGCTGCGAACTGCCCGCCATTTCCGGCATTGACTGCGGTCGGAGCGGTACCGCTTCCGGCGGTCAGCTGACCACGTGCGGCTCCGGAGAGGTGGGACTTCGTGTGCACGTTGACGTAGTAGCCCGCCGGGTCGGCCACGATCGCGGCCGCGAGGGACTTCGCGACGGTGACCGTCGCGGTTCCATGGGCATTGATCACGGCGGCATCGAACATGACGACGACCGGACCGCTGACGCCCGCTGCGCCCTTGTGGATGTGACCGGCCGCCACGGGCTCCGAGCCCTGGAAGGACACGGTGTACGTGATGGTCCCGGCCTGCGGATCGATGTCAACGGTCGCAGCAATGGTGTCGCTGGCCGAGGCCGCGGCAGGGACTTCCGAGGATCCG is from Nakamurella sp. PAMC28650 and encodes:
- a CDS encoding CHRD domain-containing protein, with the translated sequence MTRFRITAARVLAVAGVCGLMLFTVVSPASAATTSLTASGSGSSEVPAAASASDTIAATVDIDPQAGTITYTVSFQGSEPVAAGHIHKGAAGVSGPVVVMFDAAVINAHGTATVTVAKSLAAAIVADPAGYYVNVHTKSHLSGAARGQLTAGSGTAPTAVNAGNGGQFAASQTGLDGSIVALLIGSVMVLVAVAGVYTVRKRSI